The Deltaproteobacteria bacterium CG11_big_fil_rev_8_21_14_0_20_49_13 genomic interval AAGATCTCTTGTAATTGTCGCCTGACGGGCCTTGTTGTAAACCTGTGTCAGCGATATTATAAGGTCATCGGCGTTCTTTGTGGCCATTTCCATTGCTATCATCCTAGCGGAAAGCTCAGCGGCGCTTGATTCCAGATACGCAAGCAGAAAACCCGTTTCCATCGTCCTTTTGATAGCCCGCTCTATTACCTCTTCGGCGCCCGGTTCGCAAATATGATCTACGGAAAGCACCGGCATAAAATCGCCAAGGTCAACGGGCAATATCCTTTCAATAGAGGGTTCGATAGAGCCTAAGCTTTGGAACTTATTGTAGGCGATGTAGGCCTCGTCTATTTCTCCCTTTCGATATCTTTCAATGGCTAGGTTCATCTCCTTTGAAAGGTCCGGTTGCGCACAGACCTTTTCTATTTCGATCCCGTTTCGCCGGAAAAAATCACGCCCCTTTTTACCAATGACGAATATTCGGTATCTTTTATCAAGCGTGGCCCGGACCTTTTTTAACAGATGCTCGTTGAACGTGCCGCAAAGTCCCCTGTCCGAGCTTATGACGAATATATTAACTATCCCCTTCTCATCTTCCTGTGGGTTTAACAGAAAAGAAGAGATCTCTTTTTGTTCTTTTACTATCTCCAAAAGGATACGCCTCAGCTCTTTATTATAGGCCCTTGCAGTGCAGACCCTTTGCTGTGCCTTTCTCATGCGGGAAGAGGCTATCATCTTCATCGCGTGGGTCAGCTTTTTAGTGCTCTGCGTCGAAATTATCCGCTTTCTTATGGATTTAAGCGTTGCCATCTACTAGAATTCCTTTTTTAATTCATCCAGAACGGCGTTGATGCTCTTTTTCATTGCATCGTCGAGCGTCTTTTTATT includes:
- the atpG gene encoding ATP synthase F1 subunit gamma yields the protein MATLKSIRKRIISTQSTKKLTHAMKMIASSRMRKAQQRVCTARAYNKELRRILLEIVKEQKEISSFLLNPQEDEKGIVNIFVISSDRGLCGTFNEHLLKKVRATLDKRYRIFVIGKKGRDFFRRNGIEIEKVCAQPDLSKEMNLAIERYRKGEIDEAYIAYNKFQSLGSIEPSIERILPVDLGDFMPVLSVDHICEPGAEEVIERAIKRTMETGFLLAYLESSAAELSARMIAMEMATKNADDLIISLTQVYNKARQATITRDLIDIVGGAEALKR